TTTCTTCTGGTGTTTAGATGAGCTGGTTTTCATTCATCAACTAAAATGTAACCTAAAGAAGAAATATCAATGTGTGTTTGAAGGAATTGCAAAACAAGGTGACTCTACACTTCTGAATAACATCTACACAGATCTCTATATCACCCATGGTGGTAGTGAACACATAAATATTGAACATGAGGTAAGACAGATTGAAGTTACTTCCAGGCATCATGAATCACAAGAGATACAGGTTGAATGCACAAAGATGTTTCAAGCTCCTGAACAAGACAAGGAGATCAGAACTGTACTGACAAAAGGAGTTGCTGGCATTGGAAAATCAGTCTCTGTGCAAAAGTTTGTTCTGGATTGGGCTGAAGGAAAAGAAAATCAGGATATCAGCTTCATATTTCCTCTTCCATTTAGAGAGATGAACTTAAAGGAGAAAGAAACACAAAGCTTAACAAGTATTATTAGTCAGTTTTTCCcagaaacaaaaacactgaactTTAAAAGAAGGAATCGGTTCAAAGTCCTGTTCATCCTTGATGGTTTGGATGAATGTCGTCTTCCTCTGAACTTTGATGGTAATGAGACATGGTCTGATATATCATCACCAGCATCTCTGGATGTTCTCCTGACAAACCTCATCAAGGGAAATCTGCTTCcttctgctctcatctggatcaccacCAGACCAGCAGCTGCCAGTAAGATTCCTCCTGATTGTATCAACCGGGTGACAGAGGTCAGAGGGTTCAATGATGCACAAAAAGAAGTATACTTCAAAAAAAGATTCACTGATCAGAATCTGGCCAGTGAAATCATTGATCATGTAAAAAAATCAAAGAGTCTCTTtatcatgtgccacatcccagtCTTCTGCTGGATTTCAGCCACTGTTCTCCAGAATATTTTGGAGGAGAAAAGAAATaatgatctgaaaaacaatcaGGCTGATAATGCCTCCAACACACTGCAGGAATCAAATACCGAAGACATTCCTAAAACTCTGACACAAATGTACACACACTTTCTCCGCTTTCAGATCCTGCAGAGCAGACGAAAGTATGATGGAGAATACAGACCAGATGTTTCCTGGGATAAAGATGCCATCCTTTCACTGGGGAAACTTGCATTTCATCAGCTGGAAAGAAATAACCTGATCTTCTATGACACAGACCTGGAAGCATGTGGTATTGACATCTATAAGGCATCAGTGTATTCAGGCATGTGTACCCAGATCTTTAAGGAGGAAACAGGGATCATTCTTGGTACCATGTACTGCTTTGTTCACTTGAGCATTCAAGAGTTCATTGCAGCCCTTTATGCACATCTGTTTCTAGACATCAAcaagaaaagtgttttttttcaaGAATCTACAGAACAGGAACACAAAAATAAAGCCATGATTGATTTGCTCAAGACTGCAGTGGACAAAGCACTCGAGAGTGACAGTGGACACCTGGATCTTTTTCTTCGTTTCCTTCTTGGTCTGTCACTCCAATCCAATCGACTTCTTTTACAAGGTCTGTTTACACAGCAAGATGGCATTGACCAGAGCAAAAAGGAAGTAGTTCAGTACATCAAGCAGAAATTAGAGGATAATTTGTCTCCAGAGAGATCTATCAATCTGTTCTactgtctgaatgaactgaacGACCAAACTCTGGTGAAAGAGATTCAGACTCACCTCAGCAAAGGAAGTCTGTCATCTTCTGATCTTTCACCTGCCCAGTGGTCTGCTTTGGCCTTTGTGTTGTTGACATCAGAGGAGGAGCTGGAGGAGTTTGAGCTTCAGAAATTCAAGAAATCAGACGAGTGTCTCATTAGATTATCAGCAGTCATCAAAACAACCAAAAGAGCTTTGTaagtcatttatttacattttgtcatgttttgctctcatttaaaaatgcatttttctacaGCAGGTTTGAACACCACTGATCTATACTGATTCTTAGCCATATACCATGTATaaattaatgatatttttatgggtgaattatatatttttttaatcccaAAATGTATCTAATCCTAAAGTTTAATCATCAAGACACTTATTAAGATGAAAGAGATAGCACTTAAAATGTATGATTGATTATTAATGCTATAAACCttaaattgtattgttttaatcAAGAATGctattatttatgaaatgtgtCTCTATATCAATGAAATTCTAATATACCAAAAGTATTAGTTTTTTGAAGAATAATATCATTGTAGCTCACATCACTCACAGAATATTTACtgttcatataaaaataatcggtataaatttaatgtttgtatttaacaaatatattacaTGTATCTAATTATGTggagtgttttatttttcttgtagGCTAAATGATTGTAACCTTACAGACAAAAGCTGTCCAGCTCTAGCTACAGTTCTTGGATCAGATACCAGTCTGAAAGAACTGAATATGAACAATAACAatctgcaggattcaggagtaAAGCATCTCTGCACTGGACTAAAGAGTGTAAATTGCAAATTAGAGATACTGAGGTAACTTCTGTGACAATCCCGTGTTGTTTAACAGATCCATCTGTTAAATTGGAGCTGGTTAGTCTGGCATAGAAAGGAGGGCAGAACTGCTTTAGCTCAGTGGAATTTGTAGACTTTCTAACATGAACTGTATATTCCAGGTCCTACCACAGCATTTCAATGGGGTTTAAGTGTGGACATTTATTAGGTCATTTCAAAACTTTCATATTCTTGTTTTTCACCATTTTGTGGTCACttgtatgctttggatcatTCAGGTGAAAGACTTTCACCCATGTAGAGTTTTTGATAAATTAACCCTTGTAAATGTATTCTCATGTGTGttgatgtttaaaatattaaaggttACTGGGCCTTTTGTATTCAGTTGTCAGTTTGCTTTTCAAATTACTGTACAAAGAACAAAATATAATTCACTTTATGGGCAAATAATGAAGAGGTCATTTTAAGAATAATCAGTTGACTCTTTCATTCCTGTTCTAGACTTTCAaactgcagtatcactgaagaaggttataaagctctggcttcagctctgagatcaaacccttcacacctgatagagctggatctcacaggaaatgatcctggacaatcaggagtgaagcagctcGATGATTTACTACAGGATCCAAACTGTCAACTGAAGACACTGAGGTGTGACAATTCAAAATAAGTTATATGCAGTTGAATTGATTCtggaaatattatttcactgtTGCATTAAAGTAAATTCAAGAACTTTAACATAGTTTGAGAATCACCAAGTTTGGTTAAGAACTATGTTGAATTCCACTTGATCTTCCCTTCTGCAGGTTTTTGGTTCCTGCTGCAGATGAAGCCTGTCAGTATGTGACTGGAATTGTGGGTAAAAACCCATTATtcctgagagagctgaatctgagtgCGTGTGAATTAGGAGACTTGAAACAGCTTGTTCCTCTACTGCGGGATAAACACTGTACACTCAACACACTGATGTGAGTATTTGACTGCATTGGTAGATTGTAGATAGGACAGGACGGGAATAGGGAAGATCTGTTTTCTGTTGGAAAATTCACAATGCAGATTGGAAAAACTGAAGTGTAGAAATGTAGATAACTGAATATACACATGTTAATATTCATTTGTAAAGGTACATTTTAAGTAATGACAAAAGTTATTGAGCAAGTATGTAAATATGTCAGCAAGTACGTGAACTGGCCCCTTGTCTTACCTCGATCCACAACATTAGTCTTCTAATAATGATTTAGAAATTGAGCTGTCAGGTTTAATTTCGCAGTAAATGCCAATTTGGCATCATTTGTCTTTGCGTGGTTACATCACTGACTGTAtatatcttgtttttttgtttgttttttgtttttttttgtgtattcgAACTATAATTAATGTTATAAGCAagaataacatatttttttagactttcagactgcagtatcactgaagaaggttataaatCTCTAGCTTcggctctgagatcaaacccttcatatctgatagagctggatctcagAGGAAATGATCCcggacaatcaggagtgaagcagctcaATGATTTACTACGGGATGATTCCTGTAAATTAAAAGCCATCAGGTAATAAaccttgaaatatttaaaactgaaCCACAGATGTGAAATCAGCTGTATATCAACAGATAGAGCAGTCAAATTTCTGAGAAATTCAACAGACGACAGATTTTGTGGCAAAATTAATGGAAAAATCATAAATTATCTAAAATTCTCATCTACTTCCTGTAGGTTTCTGAAAAGTCCTGCCGCACAGAAAGCATGTGATTATCTCACTGAAGTTCTAGGTACAAGTCCATTATTACTGAAAGAACTGGATCTGAGTGAAGTTAAATTAGGAGACCTGGATGGGGAGAAACTCTCTGCTCTTTTGATGGACTCTCATAGCAAACTGGAGAAAATTAAGTGGGTGatgttatgcatttaaaatgcttgtttatcattttaaaagacTGTCAGTCACATGTGTGAGCAGATATGAAGAGCTGTTGATCTGATGTGTGTTAAATACATGCTGAATATTAACTAATGCTGTTTTATTCTGTTCAGGGTGAATAATTGTAGGCTAACAGAAAAAAGCTGTTCAGTTCTAGCTACTCTTCTCTCCTCCAAAACCATCCTGAAAGAGATGAACCTGAACAACAGCCGTTTGCTGGACTCAGGAGTCAAAGAGATCTGTGAGGGACTGAAGAATCCTGTGTGTGAGCTGAAGATACTCAAGTAAGTACATTTCATCAACAGCTACATCAAATGCCACAGCAAAGAGATTAAATGTTGCACATTGGCTGATTATggggatacattttttttaatttcctccAGATGTTGGAAGAATGTGAGATTACCagttttacatttagtcatttagcagacacttttatccaaagcgacttacaaatgaggacaatggaagcaatcaaaaccaacaaaagagcaacaacatgcaagttttatgacaagtctcggttagcctaatgcagtacatgtagcaaggttttttatttattatttttttaattttaagtagatagaatagaaaaaagaaagctagtattagtttttcaaaaaaagctagcagttagagaataaagATACAATTGGTATACTGTagggtcaagtgtgtgtgtttttttataaataaaaagaagacatagataaaatagaattagaatagagagtggtAGAGTTAGAgtgtcaaataaagatggaagagatgtgtttttagcggTTTCTTGAAGATGCTTGaattcagctgctcggattgagttgggcaggtcattccaccaggtgggaacagttaatgataaagtcaatgaaagtgattttgtgcctctttgggatggcacaataatgtgtcattgacttgcagaacgcaagcttctagagggcacataggCCTGAAGaactgaatttaggtaaaggggtgcagaaccagaggtggttttgtaggcaaaccttaatgccttgaattttatgcgagctgCTATTGGTAACTATATTTGTCAGGAGTCCAGGCCCTGCGtttctccctctcaccaccagaggtcactatCTCCCagattcaattccccaaactccactcacctcattattgaTTCATTTGCCCCAGCTGTTTTCCTGATTGCCTTCCCTACTTAggctccctgtgttttctgttcggGGCTCTTTTGTCTCACGTATGTGCCTGGTTATGCCTGTGATTTCTGTCTGCCCTGTGCCCAGTTCATGGCCGTTTTCAGCATTTAtgttattcagttttttttcccatttggggtggtttcagttgtgtttctgtttatttttgtgatttataaataaaagaccCCTTCTGCCTGCATTTTGGTCTTTGTCTCTCCCGTTCGGTGACAATGTTttgtaactaaaactaaaatgaaagaaGAGCATTTgttaaatgcacaaaaataaaagtaaacacaactgaaaaaaaattaacaagaaACGTTTGActtctgtgattgccaacaagggttttgccaccaagtactatgtgccaccaagtactaagtcatgttttgtgaaggggtcaaatacttatttgactcattaaaatgcaaataaagttttttctggatttttttgttgttattctgtctctcactgttgaaataaacctaccattaaaatgataaaattataCCATTATAAAattgataatttctttgtcagtgggcaaacgtacaaaatcagcaggggatcaaataattattgtCCCAGAGGCCCTCCGATGCAGCAATTGACATCCGATTGTCGGGAGGAGCCCCAAAAGAATATGGCTGGTACGCTCATTTTAGAGGGCCCAGCACATTCTTCGGGCAGCTCAACTGGCTGCAGAGTGCTAAAGGAGTGACGGCCCCTCTGAGGTTGGTTCCTCTGAGGGGTAGCCGTCACTGTGATCCTCAGACGGCCCGAGCTACTGCCTGAAGTAGTCCTCCCCTGACTTCTGCCAGGTAGAGAACTATATCTAGGCAGAGGCACTGAAACTCTGCCCCTTTTGAGGAAATGGAGGCTGGTCCGCAACGTACCCTCAATGCGCTTAATGCTCAGGCATGtgaggcagcgatcgtgaccATCACCCAGCGCCAGGTAAAAACTGCATCCAGAAACACATGGGTGGAACAACATCTATACCAAGATGCAACGTCGTCTTTACAAAGACACAGCGTCGAGTTGGTACAGACGCAACGTCGTCTTTAAAAAGACATGCCCTTTTATTGTGAATGCTCTTTTAAGGAAAAAACGCACAGGTGAGATGGCTGCCTGCACCACAAACAGGGGGTAGTTCAGCCTGATGTGTGCAACCCACTCGACATGGGAAAACGACCACCGCTGTAGTGCCATTCCACCAACAAGAAGAAGCCCCCTTAGAGCGTGCTGAACTCATCTAATTCACAAACAAAGCTTGGTAAGAGCAGAGCAATTGAAACCGCTTGGCTCAATTGTGATGAGTATGCGTTGCACCTGCTGCCTATTTATACTCGCTCTgcgatcagcggcagctggatgcagtCATCGCATACCAgtgtgcattggctcgtttagttcaCACTCGAAGTAGATTGGTCTCTCTAGCGAAATCCCCAATTCATCGGTCATCAATGTGACATCGAAAGTGACCAACTGAAAGGGAACTacaatgttaatttaaattcttgtttttattgtttgtagactttcagactgcagtatcactgaCGAAGGTTATAtagctctggcttcagctctgagatcaaacccttcacacctgatagagctggatctcacaggaaatgatcctggacaatcaggagtgaaggacctcagtgatttactacaggatccaaactatcaactgaagacactgaggtgaatgttataaaaataatgacattcaATAGGCTTAAACCCATTTTAGCTGAAAGGCAATAAAACTgccaaaaaagacatttataaaagcTTTGGATTGATTAAAAGCCATTTCACAagtttgtgaaaataaaatatatggcAGGCAATGTCAATATATTTCCATTCATCAGGTTTTTGGGTCCTGCTGCTGATGAAGCTTGTCAGTATGTGACTGGAATTGTGGGTAAAAACCCGTTACTCCTGAGAGTTCTGAATCTGAGTTTACATAAACTTGGAGACACACGAGTGAATCAGATCGCTGCtctactgcaggataaacactgtaaaatcaACACACTGATGTGAGTATTTTTagttcagatttttatttttttgctcatataaaatatcttaaatcaaGTGACCAAAATCAGTTCTCAGGAATCACTTAATACTGGCATCAAATACTCAAGCACGCTGTATTTGTAATTCTCCCTcttctgtttaatattttaggcTGTGTGATTGTGGTCTAACAGAGGAAAGCTGTTCAGCTCTCGCTACAGTCCTGAGATCAAACTTCAGTCTGAAAGAACTTGACATGAGCAACAATAatctgcaggattcaggagtgaagaaACTCCAGAATGGTTTAGAAGATGCAAACTGCACACTGGAGAAACTCAGGTAAGTTTACTGAACCCTGTGTTTggttttaataatgttattatattttgttaaaagttAACATTACTGTTGTAAACTACATAGACCTTCTCTGTCCAGAAGAGGAAATACATGAAGTGCATTTGAGGTTTTACATTATATCTGATTAGATAATAGATTTGGTCATTTCAAACTTCTTTTCTCTAGACTTTCAAACTGCTGTATTtctgaagaaggttataaagctctggcttcagctctgagatcaaacccttcacacctgatagagctggatctcacaggaaatgatcctggacaatcaggagtgaagcagctcaATGAATTACTACAGGATCCAAACTTTAAACTGAAGACACTGAGGTGAGAGATgatgaaataatacaaaataaattatatgcatgtgaattatttatagATATATTATTTCCCTAATACAGTAAGGTACACAGTTTGTTTCATAAAATTGTTCAAAATCATCAAACATGAAAGATCAGACGGTGCCATTTAGGCTGTCTGTAGAGTCTTCAGCCGGGAGCCACCCATTATTGATATTTAGCTCCTTTCATCCCAGAACATCTCTGGGTGGTGGAACAGTGGCAGGGACGTCTCCCTACTGTTCCCTGCAGTCAGTTCTATGATCCTTCTTTCCCCAACATCTTGTCCTTTCTCTGAAGCCAGAGCCAGTAGCTCTCTTCCTCTGCCTCCTCTGACAGATCTTTTAGTGCCTTTGACAATTTGTTCGTTCATTCTCGTGAGTGTCTACATTCCTCTGCAAGAGcacgtgagctcagctttacagaaactcgcTGATCTGATCACAGAGACTGAGCAACAACAcccggactctgttttaatccttctcggggactttaataaagcaaatctctcccgcgaactgccaaaatacagacagcacatcactt
The sequence above is a segment of the Onychostoma macrolepis isolate SWU-2019 chromosome 22, ASM1243209v1, whole genome shotgun sequence genome. Coding sequences within it:
- the LOC131530061 gene encoding LOW QUALITY PROTEIN: uncharacterized protein LOC131530061 (The sequence of the model RefSeq protein was modified relative to this genomic sequence to represent the inferred CDS: inserted 1 base in 1 codon) codes for the protein MPEKREKDSPSEMSLSEKPSVRTGTHVPSSVAVKSDCSKGVPPKFTEETPSSTKSERSGSSFSSSMSVKSDQSHDPPPNLSEETSSSTISADIQTHRNQKNFKDNLLSIFEGLESEIIQFLKNELEKFKKILQKENMQYFVEDFNKNRCSIKEIALDLTLYFLRDMNQDEAADTLEDELVFIHQLKCNLKKKYQCVFEGIAKQGDSTLLNNIYTDLYITHGGSEHINIEHEVRQIEVTSRHHESQEIQVECTKMFQAPEQDKEIRTVLTKGVAGIGKSVSVQKFVLDWAEGKENQDISFIFPLPFREMNLKEKETQSLTSIISQFFPETKTLNFKRRNRFKVLFILDGLDECRLPLNFDGNETWSDISSPASLDVLLTNLIKGNLLPSALIWITTRPAAASKIPPDCINRVTEVRGFNDAQKEVYFKKRFTDQNLASEIIDHVKKSKSLFIMCHIPVFCWISATVLQNILEEKRNNDLKNNQADNASNTLQESNTEDIPKTLTQMYTHFLRFQILQSRRKYDGEYRPDVSWDKDAILSLGKLAFHQLERNNLIFYDTDLEACGIDIYKASVYSGMCTQIFKEETGIILGTMYCFVHLSIQEFIAALYAHLFLDINKKSVFFQESTEQEHKNKAMIDLLKTAVDKALESDSGHLDLFLRFLLGLSLQSNRLLLQGLFTQQDGIDQSKKEVVQYIKQKLEDNLSPERSINLFYCLNELNDQTLVKEIQTHLSKGSLSSSDLSPAQWSALAFVLLTSEEELEEFELQKFKKSDECLIRLSAVIKTTKRALLNDCNLTDKSCPALATVLGSDTSLKELNMNNNNLQDSGVKHLCTGLKSVNCKLEILRLSNCSITEEGYKALASALRSNPSHLIELDLTGNDPGQSGVKQLDDLLQDPNCQLKTLRFLVPAADEACQYVTGIVGKNPLFLRELNLSACELGDLKQLVPLLRDKHCTLNTLILSDCSITEEGYKSLASALRSNPSYLIELDLRGNDPGQSGVKQLNDLLRDDSCKLKAIRFLKSPAAQKACDYLTEVLGTSPLLLKELDLSEVKLGDLDGEKLSALLMDSHSKLEKIKVNNCRLTEKSCSVLATLLSSKTILKEMNLNNSRLLDSGVKEICEGLKNPVCELKILKLSDCSITDEGYIALASALRSNPSHLIELDLTGNDPGQSGVKDLSDLLQDPNYQLKTLRFLGPAADEACQYVTGIVGKNPLLLRVLNLSLHKLGDTRVNQIAALLQDKHCKINTLMLCDCGLTEESCSALATVLRSNFSLKELDMSNNNLQDSGVKKLQNGLEDANCTLEKLRLSNCCISEEGYKALASALRSNPSHLIELDLTGNDPGQSGVKQLNELLQDPNFKLKTLRFLSTDADKACQYLTGVVGKNLLLLRELNLSERELGDTQVNQIAALLQDKHCKLNTLTLCRCSITEKQCFILTSALKLNPSHLRELNLSENEIKNTGVNHLCDVLKDLHCKLERLRLSDCSITEEGYKALASALRSNPSHLIELDLTGNYPGQSGVKQLSDLLQDDSCKLKIIRFLKSLAAQEACDYLTEVLGKSPLLLTELDLSEDKIGDLDWEKLSALLMDSHSKLEKIKLNNCELTEKSCSVLAIVLSSKTILKEMNLNNSRLLDSGVKEICEGLKNPVCELKILKLSDCSITEEGYKALASALRSNPSHLIELDLTGNDPGQSGVKQLDDLLQDPNCQLKTLRFLGSAADEACQYVTGIVGKNSLLLRELNLSEHELGDTRVNQITALLQDKHCTLNTLMLCDCGLTEESCSALATVLRSNSSLKELDMSNNNLQDSGVKKLGLENTNCTLQKLRLSDCSITEKGYKALASALRSNPSHLIELDLTGNDPGQSGVKQLSDLLQDPNCKLKTLRFLGPAADEAGIYATGVQGENPLLLRELNLSLHELGDTRVNQITALLKDKHCKLNILTLWDCSITEKQCDILTSALKSNLSHLRELELSGNPIKNTGVNHLCDILKDSHCKLERLRLSCCDMTDGGCSAVTSALKSNPSHLRELDLSGNKLGDSGVKNLSDLLMNPQFKLDKLHLCECSITEKQCFILTSALKSNPSHLRELNLSRNELKSTGVNSLCDVLKDSHCKLERLRLKYCLMTDEGCSAVTSALKSNPSHLRELNLSMNELGESGVKNLSDLLMNPQCKLEILDLSECSITDEQGLILTSALKSNKSHLRVLDLSENQIKNTGVNSLCDVLKDSDCKLERLSLNFCGITDVSSLTQSLTNTNALQFIKELDLRNNMIGDXQQLIHVLRDSNCELRLDREQTLFRAATKHTGTKFTSCSKS